In the archaeon BMS3Bbin15 genome, CCATTGTGGGATTATGGAAAAGGATAAAGTGACAAAGATACCCCCTAATCACTAAGATATATAAACGTTAGTCAATAAGACTATACTGATATTATGAAAGTAAGTGAAGTTAGTTCTAACATGAAAGATGTTTCTTTAGAAGGAACAATAGTAGAAATCTCTGAGCCAAGAACAGTAAATACAAGATTTGGTCAAAAGAAAGTTGCCACAGCTTTAATCGAGGATGAAACTGGAAAAATTAATCTGACTTTATGGGAAGACCAGATAGAGCAAGCTGAAGAAGGAAAGAAGATTAAAGTAGAAGGTGCATATGTGACAGAATGGCAGGGAAAGATTCAGCTAAATGTAGGAAGAAAAGGAACTATATCTATAGAATAGTCAGAGAAGCATCCATTCTATTTATTGGAGATGTATATGCAATATAAATAGATTATATAAGTAATCAATCCCTTCCAATATCTCTTCCTTTGTTTTTCAAAATAAAACAAGAATATTTGACTGCATTGATATTAGCAATAATCAGATTAATGATTTTAAATAACATTTCAATAAACTTTTCATTCATTAAATTTAAATACTATAGGTAGGAAAAGGCCCATAAAGGGTGGCTTTCTAACTTTTCAAACCTGCCGAATAAAGAGAATTTGGAGGTAAATAATGCAGGTTTGAACCTATCTTTTAAAAGTTTGCGAGGTGATTAGATGAGAGAGATTAGAGTAGCAATCGCAGGCGTTGGCAACTGTGCTTCTTCCCTGGTTCAGGGAGTAGAATACTATAAAGATGCGAAACCTGAAGACATTATCCCCGGTCTTATGCACACAAAGTTTGGCAGATACCATATTAAAGATATAAAATTTGTGGCTGCCTTTGATATAAATGCCCATAAAGTGGGAAAAGACCTGAGTGAAGCTATCTTTACAGAGCCAAACTGTACTACCAGATTCAGTGAAGTCCCTAAAGTGGGTGTGGAAGTTCAGAAAGCTCCCGTAATGGATGGCATAGGCAAATATTTAAAAGACATCATTCCTGTTAGCAATAGCCAGAAACCTGTGGACGTTGCCAGAGCCCTGGAAGAAGCCCAGGTTGATGTACTTATAAATTACCTGCCTGTGGGAAGCGCCAGGGCAACAAGATATTTCGCCCAGACAGCCATTGATGCTGGAGCGGGTTTTGTCAACTGCATTCCAGAGTTTATAGCCAGCAATAATGAGTGGGCACAGAAATTCACCAGAGCAGGCTTACCTGTGGCAGGAGATGATATAAAAAGTCAGGTTGGTGCCACCATACTCCACAGAGCACTTGTTCAGCTCCTCAAAGACAGGGGCGTCAAGGTGGAAGAAACCTATCAGCTGAATATTGGAGGAAATACAGACTTTAAAAATATGCTCCAGGAGTCGAGACTCAAGTCAAAAAGAATCAGCAAAACCGAAGCCATAACCAGTATGGTGGACTATGAGGTTCCAACCAGAATTGGGCCCAGTGACTACGTACCCTTCCTCAATGACAACAAACAGGCTTTCATCTATGTAAAGGGCAGAAAATTCGGTGATATTCCTCTAAAAATTCAGGTGCATCTATCTGTTGAAGATTCACCTAACAGTGCAGGGGTTGCTGTGGATGCAATCAGAGCTACAAAGATAGCCCTGGATAACAATATTAAAGGGCCTCTTGAAGGTGTGAGTGCCTACTTATTCAAACATCCACCCAGGCAGTATCCTGATGCCGTGGCCAGAGAGATGATAGAAAAATTCATAAAAGCAGCTTAAATGAAAGCTGTAATACTTGCAGCAGGAAGGGGAAAGAGGTTAAAGTGCAGCCGCCCAAAACCCCTTACCCTGCTTTTGAGCAGAACCTTGATTGATAGGGTTATTGACAACTTGAAAAAAGCAGGTATAGATGAAATTATAGTTGTTTACAGTGACGACAGAGTAAAAGCTGAACTGGAAGGAAAAGCTGAACTGGTCTTCAATGATGATATAGGTAAAGGGGGTGGTTACTCCCTTTTGAAAGGAGCCAGTGCTGTAGGTGATGAAGACTTCCTGCTTTTAATGAGTGACCACATTTTCGATTCCGAGAGTTTGGTCAAACTCTTATCATCAAAACCTAACATCACAACCCTATGCATAGACAGGAATCTCAAGGGTCATGACTCAGAGGATGCCACAAGGGTACTGATTGACAGAGAGGGTAATGTAACCAGTATAGGAAAGGAACTAAAGGAATACAATGCCATTGACACAGGAATTTTTTACTGCACGCCCGATGTAACCAATATTACCAGAGATTTCGCGGGAAAATTCTCTGTGACAGATGTTATGGGAAAACTTGCCCTTAAGAAAAAGCTCAAAACCTTTGATATAACAGGAGACTTCTGGTGTGACGTGGATACAAGGGAAAAACTTAAGGAAGCAGAAGACATACTGCTGAATTCTCTGATTAAACCCACAGATGGAATAATTTCAAAACATATAAACAGGAAAATCTCCATTAAAATTTCAAAATTTCTGGTAAATACTCATCTTACTCCAAACATGATATCCTTTATAAGCTTCCTTTTTGGTCTTTTTTCTGCTGCTCTTTTTGCCATGGGTCAGAGCATAATTGCAGGAATTGTTGCTCAGATTTCCTCGATTCTCGATGGATGTGATGGAGAAATCGCCAGGCTAAAGGGGCTTGTTTCTCCATCAGGCGCAATCTTCGATGCTATACTGGATAGATATGCAGATATGCTGATAATCCTCGGAATTATTGCCTCAAACCCTCAAAGTCTCTGGCTGGTAGGTGGCCTTGCAATGCTTGGCAGTTATTCCATCAGTTACACCAGTTCCAAAGCGGAACTCAGGGGAATCACATTTACACGCCTATATGAGGTGCTGATGAACCGTGATACGAGGTTATTTTTGATATTTCTCGGAGGTATTACAGGATTTCTCTATGCCATCCTCGTCATCCTTGCCCTGTTTACAAATCTGGTTGCCTTCCTGCGAATTTTTTATTTCTCAAAAAGGTATGAGTAAACCTATATTCTCCACCTCCACCCTGTTCCCTCCCTGGTATCCTCTATCTCTATCCCTTTGCTCAGAAGGTAATCCCTTATCCCATCAGCCTTTTTAAACTCTCCCCTTGCCCTTGCCTCTTCTCTCTCTTTTATTAGCCTCCTGAGTTCTTCTGGCAGTTCATTTTTTCTTTCCTGCAGAACTGCAAATATGTAGTTAAAATCATTAATCAACCGTATAATCTCATTTTTATCTTCAGTCCCAACCTTCCCTGAACTGATTTCCCGGCTTACCTCCTTAACAATGGTAAAAATATAGGATAGAGCCTTAGGGGTATCTAAATTATCATCAAGAGCAGAGAAGAACTTCTCTCTGACTTTATCTATATTCTCCTTCATGTAACTACCACCCTCTACCTCCAGCTTTGCAATCCTATCAGTGAAATCCTCCAGCCTCTTCAAGGTTATCTCAGCATCCTTTAAAGCCTTAAATGTGAAATTTAGCTTTCTTTTATAGTGAGTTGCGAGAAGAAGATAGCGTATAGCCATCGGGTTATAACCTCTATCGAGAAGCTCTCTGAGGGTGAAAAAGTTCCCGAGGCTCTTGCTCATCTTTCTTCCTTCAACAAGAAGATGTTCATTATGTACCCATAATTTTGAGAACTGTCTACCTGTGCAGGCTTCACTCTGGGCAATCTCATTTTCATGATGAGGAAAGATTAAATCCACACCACCAGCATGAATATCAAGAGTTTCCCCGAGGTAGCGCATACTCATTGCACTGCATTCTATATGCCATCCAGGCCTGCCCTTTCCAATATCAGTCTCCCAGAAAACCTCTCCATCCTCTTTACTGTAGGCTTTCCACAGGGCAAAATCTCTTGCCTCATTCTTGGCATATTCATCCTGCTTTACCCTTGCTCCCTCCTTCAGGCTTGAAATTTTTATGCCTGAGAGTTTTCCATAGTCCCTGAACCTGGATATATCAAAATAAATACTTTTATCCCGTGCGTAGTAAGCATAGCCTTTTTCAAGCAGAACTTTTATTATTTTCACCATGTCTGAAATATGTTCCGTAGCTCTGGGATAGTGTTCGACTCTCTCAATATTCACTGCCTTCATGTCCTCAAAAAAGGCTTTTTCATATCTTGCAGTATATTCCTTCAGAGAAATTCCCTCCTCCCTGCTCCTCTTTATTGTCTTGTCATCCACATCTGTAATATTCATAACCTGTCTCACTTTAAAGCCTTTAAACTTGAGATAGCGCCTCAACATATCATGAACGATATAGGCTCTGAAGTTTCCTATATGAGCAAAATCATAAACTGTGGGGCCGCAGGTATAGATTTTCACCTCCTCTCCTTCATGAGATAGAATCTCCTTCCTTCCCGACATGGTATTGTAAAGCCTTAACATAAAATCAGGTTGTATTTATTCTACTTATCCTTTTTGCATTTATAAGGAAATTCACTCCAACTTAACTTTTGAGGCTTCACCCTTTTTATCCTCAATTATTCTCATTCTCAACTTTGAGTAATCCTCTCTGACTTCCACCTTCAGATTCATCCCGCGGAAAACCTCTTCCAGAAAAGTCTTTATAAACTTTTTAGTCACATCAGAACTTAAGACGATTGTGAACTCCGTATCAGAGTTTTTGCTGAGAGTAAACAGGTTACAGGCTTCAAGACGCTGGAGCACCTCCATAGGTGAAACACCCCTTTCAGCAAACTGCTCTGCATGTGACCTTGCCACAGCCCTATGTTCCTTCCAGAAGCCTGTTCTATCTTTACTGTTGACTTCCCTTAAGAAAAGCATCCAGTGGTCAATATCAAGAATAATATGCTCTCCGCTGGAAAGCATCTCATAATAAAGGCGACCTAGTTCAGGATTAAAGCTATATATATCCCCATCCATAAGTTCAAAATAGTTTTTCAAAGCTTCCCTAATAATTTCTGAATGACTTTTTCCTGTGTACTTCTTGTATTTCTTCAGAAACTCTTTGATTGCTGGTCCGACTGAGATAGTCAATCTTTCAGATCCCACCATGATTTTGGTTATCTCCTTGCAAATATAAAGTTATTTGAGCAGATTTAGGACATTTTATGATAATGTATACAATATTAAGAAAATTACTTATAAGATAATAAATTTGTATATAACCTCGTATAAAATCATATAATAAAATAAAATTTGAGTATTCTTCTCAACTACCTTTATATATATCTTATTTCATAAAACCAATCGCTAAAAATTGGAAAATTCGTTATAGAATCAGGAGGTAAATGAATGAGACAGGTGGCATTTTATGGAAAAGGTGGAATCGGTAAATCCACCACGCAGCAGAACACTGCAGCATCTCTTGCCAGAATAGGTAAAAAAATTATGGTAGTAGGGTGCGACCCCAAGGCAGATTGTACCAGGCTACTTCTAAACGGTAAGAGGCAGCCCACAGTGCTGGATACTTTGAGGGAAGAAGGCCCGGAGAATGTAAGTCTTAATAAAGTTCTGGCAGATGGTTATGGCGGTGTAAAATGTGTAGAATCCGGTGGTCCCGAGCCAGGTGTAGGCTGCGGTGGTAGAGGTGTAATCACTTCGATTCAGACTCTGGAGAACCTTGGTGCCTACACAGGTGACCTTGACTATGTTTTTTATGATGTTCTCGGTGATGTGGTCTGCGGTGGGTTTGCCATGCCTATCAGAGAAGGTTATGCAGAGGAGATATACATTGTTGTATCTGGCGAATATATGGCAATGTACGCTGCAAACAACATATCAAAAGGTATCAAGAAGTTTGCAGCGAGGGGTCACGCACGTCTCGCAGGCATAGTATGTAACTCCAGGCTGGTTGAGAATGAAAAAGAGCTTGTCGAGGAGTTTGCAAGAAGACTCAACACAAAGATGATATACTTCATACCCAGGAGCAAGGATGTTCAGAAGGCAGAGATAAACAAGAAGACTGTTATCGACTACGACCCCAATATGCCTCAGGCCCAGGAATATCTGAATCTGGCAAAGAAAATAGAAGAAAACAGAGACTTCAGAGTGCCCACTCCCATAACCATTGATGAGCTTGAAGACCTGATGAAAGAATTCGGTATTGTGGATTAGGAGGATTAAAAAATGAAAATGGTAAGAGCAATAATAAGACCTGAAAAAACAGAAGATGTAGCTTCATCCCTTGCAGCCGCTGGATTTCCTGCGCTGACAAAAGTAGATGTTTATGGTAGAGGTAAGCAGCGTGGCATTACTGTTGATTCCATTCATTATGAAGAGCTTCCAAAGACTATGATTCTTATAGTTGTGGAAGATGACGATGTTGAAAAGGTGGTGAGCAATATTCAGGTCTCTGCATTAACTGGCCACTACGGTGACGGTAAAATTTTTGTTAGCCCTGTTGACACCGCCTACACAATCAGGACAGGTAATGAGGAGCTGTAGTCATGAAAGAGATTGTTGCTTTCATAAGAATCAACAAAACTCAGAGGACAAGAGATGCACTGGCTGAGAAGGGTCATTACTCCATGACAGTTAACAATGCTCTTGGCAGAGGGCGACAGAAAGGGCTTCAATATGAAATCAGTGGCGAACCTGTGAAGGAGTATGAAAAAGGCACAAGGCTAAGCTATATACCAAAGAGGATGGTCACTCTGATAACAACCGATGACCAGGTGGAGGAAGTAGTCAGCACTATCATTGATGTAAACAAAACAGGCAATATAGGTGATGGCAAGGTCTTCGTGTGTCCTATTGAAGATGCAGTCAGGGTAAGAACAAATGAAAAAGGTGAGAGAGCAATTCTCTGATGCCGTAACTAAAGGAGTGTATCATATGGATTATAAAAAATATATAGAGTTTAAGGAAAGCTGTATTCCCAAGGTGAAGAATCACCCATGTTACAGCAAAGAGGCTCACAGCAAATTTGGAAGGATCCATGTCCCTGTGGCTCCCAAATGCAATGTTCAGTGTAACTACTGTGTGCGCAAGTATGACTGCGCCAATGAGAACCGCCCGGGAGTTACCACCAGGGTGATATCTCCTGACGAGGCAATGCAAACAATAGAACAGGCTGTTAAAATGGAACCAAGAATCAGGGTTCTGGGCATAGCTGGTCCAGGCGACCCTCTCGCCAATACTGCAACTTTTGAAACACTTGTGAAGACAAAGGAAGAATTTCCCTACCTCACAAGATGCCTGTCAACCAACGGGCTTGCTTTACCTGAAAGAATTGATGAACTTGACAGAGCAGGAATTACCACTTTAACAATAACCATAAATGCCGTTGACCCGGAGATTGGAAAGAAAATCTACTCTTTTGTGAGATACGATAATAAAACCTACAGGGGTAGAGAGGCCTTTGAAATTCTGAGCAAAAATCAGTTAGCCGGGCTAAAGGAGGCTTCAAAGCGTGGAATGGTTGTGAAGGTGAACTCGGTTCTGATTCCAGGCATAAATGATAAACACCTTGTGGAGGTTGCCAAGGTAGTAAGAGAACTCGGTGCCTATACCATGAATGTCATGCCTCTGATCCCCCAGGGAAATTTCAAGGACATCCCTCCTCCCACAGCAGAAGAAGTCAACAGGATAAGAGATGGGTGTGAGGCCGTGATCAACCAGTTCAGAAACTGCATCCAGTGCAGAGCTGATGCTATAGGTGTGCCTGGGGAAGAGGGCTGCAGTGCAAACATACTGGAAAAAATAGAAATTATAAAAACGGATTGAAGGAGGTAGAAAATGCTTCTAAAGTGTGACAAGACAATACCTGAAAGAAAAAAACATATTGTTATAAAAGGAGAGAACGGCTGTGGTGGTGATTCCTCAGGTTGTGAGATAGCCTGCAATGTCCCCACCACACCAGGTGATATGACTGAAAGAGGCTGCACCTATGCTGGCTGTAGAGGTGTGGTAGGCGGTCCTGTAAAGGATGTTATCCAGATGACCCACGGCCCAATAGGCTGTGCCTTCTACTCGTGGGGTTACAGACCACATCTTGCTGATTCAGATTTCCACATGAAGTATATATTTGTAAGCGATATAGACGAATCGAATATTATCTTTGGTGGTGAGAAGAAACTTCTCCAGTCCATTATAGAGGCTGCCGAAGAATTTCCAGAAGCTAAAGGTGTTTTTGTTTACAACACATGCCCCACAGCCCTGATTGGTGATGATGGTAAATATGTTGCAAAGGCTGCCCAAGAGAAGATAGGCAAACCAGTAGTTTTCTTTCCCTGCGAGGGTTTCAGAGGTGTGAGCCAGTCCCAGGGGCACCATGTGGGGAATATGACCATATTCGACGAGCTTGTGGGTTCTGTTGAGCCTGAAGAGGACTATGCTTACTCAATAAACATTGTTGGTGACTATAATATTAAAAATGACGAGAAAACCTTCGAACATCTCTTTGAAGACATGGGCGTGAATATAATTACGCGTTTTACCGGCAATGTTTCAATAGATGATTTGAAAATTATGCACAAGGCACAGCTAAATGTTGTGCACTGTCAGAGGTCAGCCACATATATTGCAGACATGATGAAAGAAAAGTACAACACCCCATCTATCAATGTAACCCTATGGGGCATAAATAATATGTCCAATGCTCTCCGTGATGTTGCCAAGTTCTTCGGCCTTGAGAAGGAAGCTGAGAGGATAATAAAGACAGAGACTGCGAAGATCAAGCCAAAAATAGAGTACTACAAGAAGCGTCTTGAGGGCAAGACAGTTTTCATCTATCAGGGTGCTCCAAGGGCATGGCACTGGCCAGACCTTATGAGAGAACTTGGCATGGAGGTTGTTGCTGCTGCCACAACTTTCGGGCACGAGGATGACTATGATAAGATTTTCAAAAAAGTTAAGAAAGGTACTATTGTGATTGACAACCCCAATGCTATGGAACTGGAAGAAATCATTGAAACCTATAAGCCAGACCTGTTTATTTCAGGTAATAAAGAGAAGTATCTGGCTTACAAGCTGGGCGTATCCTTTGTAAATGGGCACACCTACGAAACAGGACCTTATGCCGGTTACTCGGGCATGGTGAATTTCGCCAGGGATATAGATAAAGCAATAAATACTCCCGTATGGAAAATGTTAAGAGAAAAGGCATGGCCGGTAAAAAATAATTCAAATCCGGAGGTGGTTTGATTGAGTATAGTAACAAAACAAAACAGAGCAGTGGCTATCAATCCTACG is a window encoding:
- a CDS encoding single-stranded DNA-binding protein, producing the protein MKVSEVSSNMKDVSLEGTIVEISEPRTVNTRFGQKKVATALIEDETGKINLTLWEDQIEQAEEGKKIKVEGAYVTEWQGKIQLNVGRKGTISIE
- the ino1_2 gene encoding inositol-3-phosphate synthase codes for the protein MREIRVAIAGVGNCASSLVQGVEYYKDAKPEDIIPGLMHTKFGRYHIKDIKFVAAFDINAHKVGKDLSEAIFTEPNCTTRFSEVPKVGVEVQKAPVMDGIGKYLKDIIPVSNSQKPVDVARALEEAQVDVLINYLPVGSARATRYFAQTAIDAGAGFVNCIPEFIASNNEWAQKFTRAGLPVAGDDIKSQVGATILHRALVQLLKDRGVKVEETYQLNIGGNTDFKNMLQESRLKSKRISKTEAITSMVDYEVPTRIGPSDYVPFLNDNKQAFIYVKGRKFGDIPLKIQVHLSVEDSPNSAGVAVDAIRATKIALDNNIKGPLEGVSAYLFKHPPRQYPDAVAREMIEKFIKAA
- the spsI_2 gene encoding bifunctional IPC transferase and DIPP synthase, with protein sequence MKAVILAAGRGKRLKCSRPKPLTLLLSRTLIDRVIDNLKKAGIDEIIVVYSDDRVKAELEGKAELVFNDDIGKGGGYSLLKGASAVGDEDFLLLMSDHIFDSESLVKLLSSKPNITTLCIDRNLKGHDSEDATRVLIDREGNVTSIGKELKEYNAIDTGIFYCTPDVTNITRDFAGKFSVTDVMGKLALKKKLKTFDITGDFWCDVDTREKLKEAEDILLNSLIKPTDGIISKHINRKISIKISKFLVNTHLTPNMISFISFLFGLFSAALFAMGQSIIAGIVAQISSILDGCDGEIARLKGLVSPSGAIFDAILDRYADMLIILGIIASNPQSLWLVGGLAMLGSYSISYTSSKAELRGITFTRLYEVLMNRDTRLFLIFLGGITGFLYAILVILALFTNLVAFLRIFYFSKRYE
- the cysS gene encoding cysteine--tRNA ligase, producing the protein MLRLYNTMSGRKEILSHEGEEVKIYTCGPTVYDFAHIGNFRAYIVHDMLRRYLKFKGFKVRQVMNITDVDDKTIKRSREEGISLKEYTARYEKAFFEDMKAVNIERVEHYPRATEHISDMVKIIKVLLEKGYAYYARDKSIYFDISRFRDYGKLSGIKISSLKEGARVKQDEYAKNEARDFALWKAYSKEDGEVFWETDIGKGRPGWHIECSAMSMRYLGETLDIHAGGVDLIFPHHENEIAQSEACTGRQFSKLWVHNEHLLVEGRKMSKSLGNFFTLRELLDRGYNPMAIRYLLLATHYKRKLNFTFKALKDAEITLKRLEDFTDRIAKLEVEGGSYMKENIDKVREKFFSALDDNLDTPKALSYIFTIVKEVSREISSGKVGTEDKNEIIRLINDFNYIFAVLQERKNELPEELRRLIKEREEARARGEFKKADGIRDYLLSKGIEIEDTREGTGWRWRI
- the nifH1 gene encoding nitrogenase iron protein 1 yields the protein MRQVAFYGKGGIGKSTTQQNTAASLARIGKKIMVVGCDPKADCTRLLLNGKRQPTVLDTLREEGPENVSLNKVLADGYGGVKCVESGGPEPGVGCGGRGVITSIQTLENLGAYTGDLDYVFYDVLGDVVCGGFAMPIREGYAEEIYIVVSGEYMAMYAANNISKGIKKFAARGHARLAGIVCNSRLVENEKELVEEFARRLNTKMIYFIPRSKDVQKAEINKKTVIDYDPNMPQAQEYLNLAKKIEENRDFRVPTPITIDELEDLMKEFGIVD
- the glnB_2 gene encoding nitrogen regulatory protein P-II codes for the protein MKMVRAIIRPEKTEDVASSLAAAGFPALTKVDVYGRGKQRGITVDSIHYEELPKTMILIVVEDDDVEKVVSNIQVSALTGHYGDGKIFVSPVDTAYTIRTGNEEL
- the glnB_3 gene encoding nitrogen regulatory protein P-II, translating into MKEIVAFIRINKTQRTRDALAEKGHYSMTVNNALGRGRQKGLQYEISGEPVKEYEKGTRLSYIPKRMVTLITTDDQVEEVVSTIIDVNKTGNIGDGKVFVCPIEDAVRVRTNEKGERAIL
- the nifB gene encoding feMo cofactor biosynthesis protein NifB; this encodes MKKVREQFSDAVTKGVYHMDYKKYIEFKESCIPKVKNHPCYSKEAHSKFGRIHVPVAPKCNVQCNYCVRKYDCANENRPGVTTRVISPDEAMQTIEQAVKMEPRIRVLGIAGPGDPLANTATFETLVKTKEEFPYLTRCLSTNGLALPERIDELDRAGITTLTITINAVDPEIGKKIYSFVRYDNKTYRGREAFEILSKNQLAGLKEASKRGMVVKVNSVLIPGINDKHLVEVAKVVRELGAYTMNVMPLIPQGNFKDIPPPTAEEVNRIRDGCEAVINQFRNCIQCRADAIGVPGEEGCSANILEKIEIIKTD
- the vnfD gene encoding nitrogenase vanadium-iron protein alpha chain; protein product: MLLKCDKTIPERKKHIVIKGENGCGGDSSGCEIACNVPTTPGDMTERGCTYAGCRGVVGGPVKDVIQMTHGPIGCAFYSWGYRPHLADSDFHMKYIFVSDIDESNIIFGGEKKLLQSIIEAAEEFPEAKGVFVYNTCPTALIGDDGKYVAKAAQEKIGKPVVFFPCEGFRGVSQSQGHHVGNMTIFDELVGSVEPEEDYAYSINIVGDYNIKNDEKTFEHLFEDMGVNIITRFTGNVSIDDLKIMHKAQLNVVHCQRSATYIADMMKEKYNTPSINVTLWGINNMSNALRDVAKFFGLEKEAERIIKTETAKIKPKIEYYKKRLEGKTVFIYQGAPRAWHWPDLMRELGMEVVAAATTFGHEDDYDKIFKKVKKGTIVIDNPNAMELEEIIETYKPDLFISGNKEKYLAYKLGVSFVNGHTYETGPYAGYSGMVNFARDIDKAINTPVWKMLREKAWPVKNNSNPEVV